The proteins below come from a single Mytilus edulis chromosome 5, xbMytEdul2.2, whole genome shotgun sequence genomic window:
- the LOC139524396 gene encoding cytochrome b-245 light chain-like, which produces MTSGVKMGQIEWAMWANEQAIVSSSIIILGGILGVAGFFKGWEIGIYAIIAGVLVFVFEYPRGKRLKGRTQERMFQKYFTKLLSCCGPVSRNYFIRFIMHLILCIPMCFILATIMGGISLFTTAMIYLVAAFKGEEWKPVGLEEKTESTAKLDAKSFRQPKMPPPRAPPSANQI; this is translated from the exons ATGACTTCTGGAGTGAAAATGGGGCAAATAGAATGGGCGATGTGGGCAAATGAACAAGCCATCGTCAGTTCTTCTA TCATAATATTAGGTGGAATACTTGGAGTGGCTGGATTTTTTAAAGGATGGGAAATTGGAATTTATGCCAT TATAGCTGGTGTACTGGTATTTGTATTTGAATATCCGAGAGGGAAAAGATTAAAAGGAAGAACACAAGAGAGAAT GTTTCAAAAATACTTTACTAAACTTTTGAGTTGCTGTGGGCCAGTTTCCAGGAATTACTTTATAAGATTTATCATGCATTTAAT aCTGTGTATACCAATGTGTTTTATACTAGCTACAATAATGGGAGGAATCTCTTTATTTACCACAGCAATGATTTATTTAGTG GCAGCTTTTAAAGGAGAAGAATGGAAACCGGTAGGTTTAGAGGAAAAGACAGAGAGTACAGCTAAACTAGATGCTAAATCATTCCGACAACCAAAGATGCCCCCTCCCAGAGCACCTCCTTCAGCCAACCAAATCTAA